The following are encoded together in the Neomonachus schauinslandi chromosome 15, ASM220157v2, whole genome shotgun sequence genome:
- the RAMP2 gene encoding receptor activity-modifying protein 2 has translation MASVRAERAAGGPRLPATRARRPAALRLLLLLGAVLKPQESLAQVPPTESSLKTKGDKMENYESTIQFCWQSYKEQMDSIPKDWCDWAMISRPYSDLQYCLEHFAEVFHLGFPNPRAEEIIFETHQIHFANCSLVQPTLSDPPEDVLLAMIIAPICLIPFLVTLVVWRSKDSEAQA, from the exons ATGGCCTCGGTCCGGGCTGAGCGCGCCGCCGGCGGCCCGCGGCTCCCTGCGACCCGCGCCCGGCGACCGGCTGCGctccgcctcctcctcctgctgggcG CTGTCCTGAAGCCCCAGGAGTCCCTGGCTCAGGTTCCTCCCACTGAAAGTAGTTTGAAGACAAAAGGT GACAAGATGGAGAACTATGAGAGCACTATCCAGTTTTGCTGGCAATCTTATAAGGAGCAGATGGACTCTATCCCCAAGGATTGGTGCGACTGGGCCATGATTAGCAG GCCTTATAGCGACCTACAGTATTGCTTGGAGCATTTTGCAGAAGTATTTCACCTGGGCTTCCCCAATCCCCGAGCAGAAGAGATCATCTTTGAGACTCACCAGATCCACTTTGCCAACTGCTCCCTGGTGCAGCCCACCTTATCAGACCCCCCAGAGGATGTGCTCCTGGCCATGATCATAGCCCCAATCTGCCTCATCCCTTTCCTCGTCACCCTTGTGGTGTGGAGGAGTAAAGACAGTGAAGCCCAGGCCTAG
- the VPS25 gene encoding vacuolar protein-sorting-associated protein 25, which translates to MAMSFEWPWQYRFPPFFTLQPNVDTRQKQLAAWCSLVLSFCRLHKQSSMTVMEAQESPLFNNVKLQRKLPVESIQVVLEELRKKGNLEWLDKNKSSFLIMWRRPEEWGKLIYQWVSRSGQNNSVFTLYELTNGDDTEDEEFHGLDEATLLRALQALQQEHKAEIITVSEGRGVKFF; encoded by the exons ATGGCGATGAGTTTCGAGTGGCCGTGGCAGTATCGCTTCCCGCCCTTCTTTAC GTTGCAGCCGAACGTGGACACTCGGCAGAAGCAGCTGGCCGCCTGGTGCTCGCTGGTCCTGTCCTTCTGCCGCCTGCACAAACAGTCCAGCATGACGGTGATGGAAGCTCAGGAGAGCCCGCTCTTCAACAACGTGAAGCTACAGC GGAAGCTCCCTGTGGAATCAATCCAGGTTGTATTAGAGGAACTAAGGAAGAAAG GGAACCTGGAGTGGTTGGATAAGAACAAGTCTAGCTTCCTGATCATGTGGCGAAGGCCAGAAGAATGGGGGAAGCTCATCTATCAGTGG GTTTCCAGGAGTGGCCAGAACAACTCCGTGTTCACCCTATATGAACTGACCAATGGGGACGACACAGAGGATGAGG AGTTCCACGGGCTGGATGAAGCAACCCTCCTTCGGGCTCTGCAGGCGCTACAGCAGGAGCATAAGGCTGAGATCATCACCGTCAGCGAAGGCCGAGGCGTCAAGTTCTTCTAG